A genomic window from Vagococcus sp. CY52-2 includes:
- a CDS encoding acetyl-CoA C-acetyltransferase encodes MKEVVIVSARRSPIGSFGGSLKNMSAVELGKKVLEASLKDINLDPSLVDEVILGNVLSGGLGQNVSRQVAINAGIPQEKSAFTINKVCGSGLKTVVLAAQSIMLGDNEIVVAGGTESMSQAPYVLESERWGKRMGDAKVIDTMLSDGLVDAFHGIHMGITAENIAEKFGFTREQQDEFAAKSQNKAEAAVTSGRFKEEIVEIEIPQRKGEPVIFKDDEFPRFGSTVEKLSNLRPAFKKDGTVTAGNASGVNDGAAILVLMSREKADELGLEVLASIESYASAGVDPTIMGTGPIPATKKALEKAGLTVEDLDLVESNEAFASQAMSVMQELGLNEDITNVNGGAIALGHPIGASGARILVTLLHEMKKRDAKNGLATLCIGGGQGIALVVKRG; translated from the coding sequence GTGAAAGAAGTAGTAATCGTATCAGCTAGAAGAAGTCCAATTGGAAGTTTTGGTGGAAGTCTTAAAAATATGTCAGCCGTTGAATTAGGAAAAAAAGTATTAGAAGCATCTTTAAAAGATATTAATTTAGATCCATCATTAGTTGACGAAGTGATTTTAGGAAATGTTTTATCAGGTGGGTTAGGACAAAACGTTTCACGTCAAGTCGCAATAAACGCTGGCATTCCTCAAGAAAAATCAGCCTTCACTATTAATAAAGTTTGTGGTTCAGGATTAAAAACAGTTGTTCTTGCTGCTCAATCTATCATGTTAGGTGACAATGAGATTGTTGTTGCTGGTGGGACTGAAAGTATGAGTCAAGCACCTTATGTTTTAGAAAGTGAACGTTGGGGTAAACGTATGGGAGATGCTAAAGTAATCGATACAATGTTATCAGATGGTTTAGTAGATGCTTTCCACGGAATCCACATGGGAATCACTGCAGAAAACATTGCAGAAAAATTTGGCTTTACAAGAGAACAACAAGATGAATTTGCTGCAAAAAGTCAAAATAAAGCAGAAGCAGCTGTTACATCAGGACGCTTTAAAGAAGAAATCGTTGAAATTGAAATTCCACAACGTAAAGGTGAACCAGTTATCTTTAAAGATGATGAATTCCCACGTTTTGGTTCTACTGTAGAAAAATTATCAAACTTACGTCCAGCCTTCAAAAAAGATGGCACTGTTACAGCGGGTAACGCATCTGGCGTGAATGATGGTGCAGCAATCCTAGTATTAATGTCACGTGAAAAAGCAGATGAGTTAGGCCTAGAAGTTTTAGCTTCAATCGAATCATATGCCTCAGCAGGTGTTGATCCAACAATTATGGGAACAGGTCCTATCCCTGCAACTAAAAAAGCATTAGAAAAAGCTGGTTTAACAGTGGAAGATTTAGATTTAGTGGAATCAAATGAAGCGTTTGCATCTCAAGCAATGAGTGTGATGCAAGAATTAGGATTAAATGAAGACATTACAAACGTTAATGGTGGCGCAATTGCTCTAGGACATCCAATTGGAGCAAGTGGTGCACGTATCTTAGTAACATTACTACATGAAATGAAAAAACGTGATGCGAAAAATGGATTAGCAACTCTATGTATCGGTGGCGGACAAGGTATCGCTTTAGTTGTTAAGCGTGGTTAA